In Microcaecilia unicolor chromosome 1, aMicUni1.1, whole genome shotgun sequence, the following are encoded in one genomic region:
- the LOC115460735 gene encoding gastrula zinc finger protein XlCGF26.1-like, giving the protein GKSFSKKEALTAHQRIHTGEKQFTCTECGKSFTEKNTLIKHQKIHTGEKPFTCTECGKSFSKKGTLIKHQKIHTGEKPFICNQCGKSFSIMGNLIVHQRRHTGEKPFTCSECGKSFTEKKTLIIHQSVHTGEKPFTCSHCGKSFSVKRTLITHQKVHTGEKPFTCTECGKSFSEKRTLMIHQRRHTGEKPFTCSECGKSFTEKKTLTKHQRLHTGEKPFTCSECGKSFTEKRTLTLHQKIHTGEKSFKCSECDKRFSKKERLIIHQRRHTGEKPFICNQCGKSFSIKGKLTIHLRIHTDEKPFTCTECGKSFSLKGALTIHLRIHTGEKPFTCTECGKSFTERKTLTMHQRIHTGEKPFMCSECGKSFIHTGKLRRHQNSHLGVKPFSCAECGKRFNEKGALSVHQRIHTGEKPFPCLECGKRFKEKGTLTIHQRIHTGEKPFPCPECGKSFSSKGALTQHQRIHIGVK; this is encoded by the exons ggtaaaagctttagtaaaaaggaagCACTAACcgcacaccagagaatccacacag gagagaagcaatttacatgtactgagtgtggtaaaagctttactgagaagaataCACTGATcaaacaccagaaaatccatacaggagaaaagccatttacatgtactgagtgtggtaaaagctttagtaaaaagggaacACTGATcaaacaccagaaaatccatacaggagagaagccatttatatgtaatcagtgtggtaaaagctttagcatAATGGGAAATCTGATCGTACACCAGAGAagacacacaggtgagaagccgtttacatgtagtgagtgtggtaaaagctttactgagaagaaaacactgaTCATACACCAGAgtgtccacacaggagagaagccgtttacatgtagtcattgtggtaaaagctttagtgtaAAGAGAACACTGATCACACACCAGAAagtccatacaggagagaagccatttacatgtactgagtgtggtaaaagctttagtgagAAGAGAACACTGATGATACACCAGAGAagacacacaggagagaagccgtttacatgtagtgagtgtggtaaaagctttactgagaagaaaacactgacTAAACATCAGAgactccacacaggtgagaagccatttacatgttctgagtgtggtaaaagctttactgagaagagaaCACTGACCTTACACCAGAAAATTCACACAGGAGAAAAGTCATTTAAATGTAGTGAGTGTGATAAAAGATTTAGTAAAAAGGAAAGACTGATCATACACCAGAGGAGACatacaggtgagaagccatttatatgtaatcagtgtggtaaaagctttagcatAAAGGGAAAACTGACCATACACCTCAGAATCCACACAgatgagaagccatttacatgtactgagtgtggtaaaagctttagcttAAAGGGAGCACTGACCATACACctcagaatccacacaggtgagaagccatttacatgtactgagtgtggtaaaagctttactgagaggAAAACCCTGACCatgcatcagagaatccacacaggagaaaagccatttatgtgcagtgagtgtggtaaaagcttcattcATACTGGAAAACTTAGAAGACACCAAAACAGCCAtttaggagtgaaaccattttcaTGCGCTGAGTGTGGTAAACGTTTTAATGAGAAGGGAGCACTGTCcgtgcaccagagaatccacacaggcgaAAAGCCATTTCCATGtcttgagtgtggtaaaaggtttaAGGAGAAgggaacactgaccatacaccagagaatccacacaggcgaAAAGCCTTTtccatgtcctgagtgtggtaaaagctttagttcgAAGGGGGCACTGAcccaacaccagagaatccacataggAGTGAAGTGA